The following coding sequences are from one Streptomyces sp. V3I7 window:
- a CDS encoding MetQ/NlpA family ABC transporter substrate-binding protein, which produces MRKTVITAAAAALTLALGLTACGSGSGPGRGGGKDDALVVGATPVPAGEVLTYVKDHLAAKAGLKLEIKEFTDYVLPNTALQEGSLDANLYQNQPYLDDFNKSKGTDLVPVVDAYLPPMGVYSKKVRDVTKLRRGATVAVPSDITNEARALKLLASKGVITLKAGAGTHASPADITANPRHLTFRELEPAQLPRSLDDVDAAVINNNYAQDAGLSPTKDAILLESAKGNPYANLLAVKRGDEDDPRVRELAGLLTSPEVRKFLEDKYQGSVLPVGTG; this is translated from the coding sequence ATGCGCAAGACCGTCATCACCGCGGCCGCCGCCGCGCTCACGCTCGCCCTCGGCCTCACCGCCTGCGGCTCGGGCTCCGGCCCGGGCCGCGGCGGGGGGAAGGACGACGCGCTCGTCGTCGGGGCCACGCCGGTGCCCGCCGGCGAGGTCCTGACGTACGTCAAGGACCACCTCGCCGCGAAGGCCGGACTCAAGCTGGAGATCAAGGAGTTCACGGACTATGTCCTGCCGAACACCGCGCTCCAGGAAGGCTCGCTGGACGCGAACCTCTACCAGAACCAGCCCTACCTCGACGACTTCAACAAGTCCAAGGGGACGGACCTGGTCCCGGTCGTCGACGCCTATCTGCCGCCCATGGGGGTCTACTCCAAGAAGGTCAGGGACGTCACGAAGCTCCGCCGCGGCGCCACCGTCGCCGTGCCCAGCGACATCACCAACGAGGCGCGCGCCCTCAAACTCCTCGCCTCCAAGGGCGTCATCACGCTCAAGGCCGGCGCGGGCACGCACGCCTCACCCGCGGACATCACCGCCAACCCCAGGCACCTGACCTTCCGGGAACTGGAACCGGCCCAGCTGCCGCGCTCGCTCGACGACGTGGACGCCGCGGTCATCAACAACAACTACGCCCAGGACGCGGGCCTCAGCCCCACCAAGGACGCCATCCTCCTGGAGTCGGCGAAGGGCAACCCCTACGCCAACCTCCTCGCCGTCAAGCGCGGCGACGAGGACGACCCCCGGGTGCGTGAACTCGCGGGGCTCCTCACCTCCCCCGAGGTGCGGAAGTTCCTCGAGGACAAGTACCAGGGCTCGGTCCTGCCCGTCGGCACCGGCTGA
- a CDS encoding MetQ/NlpA family ABC transporter substrate-binding protein — protein MRNTAKISTAVLAAGALAFGLSACGSGSSSTASDTSGPLVVAASPTPHAEILDYVKDHLAKKAGLDLEVKEFTDYITPNTATEDGSVGANYFQNQPYLDDFNAKRGTHIVPVVTVHLEPLGLYSHKVKKADALKSGATIAVPNDAVNEARALKLLAANHLITLKDGVGNNATPQDIVKNPKKLAFKEVEAAQTPRSLDDVDAAVVNGNYAISAGLKPAKDALVLESAKNNPYGNFLAVKKGNEKDPRVKKLAKLLTSPEVKKFIEDKYQGSVVPSF, from the coding sequence GTGCGTAACACCGCCAAGATCAGCACCGCCGTCCTCGCCGCCGGAGCCCTCGCCTTCGGGCTCTCCGCCTGCGGCTCCGGCAGCAGCTCCACCGCCTCCGACACCAGCGGCCCCCTCGTCGTCGCCGCGAGCCCCACCCCGCACGCCGAGATCCTCGACTACGTCAAGGACCACCTGGCGAAGAAGGCGGGCCTCGACCTGGAGGTCAAGGAGTTCACCGACTACATCACGCCGAACACGGCGACCGAGGACGGCTCGGTGGGCGCCAACTACTTCCAGAACCAGCCGTACCTGGACGACTTCAACGCCAAGCGCGGCACCCACATCGTGCCCGTCGTCACGGTGCACCTGGAGCCCCTCGGCCTCTACTCCCACAAGGTGAAGAAGGCCGACGCCCTCAAGAGCGGTGCGACCATCGCCGTCCCGAACGACGCCGTGAACGAGGCGCGTGCGCTCAAGCTGCTCGCCGCCAACCACCTGATCACCCTCAAGGACGGCGTCGGCAACAACGCGACCCCGCAGGACATCGTCAAGAACCCGAAGAAGCTGGCGTTCAAGGAGGTCGAGGCGGCCCAGACCCCGCGCTCCCTGGACGACGTGGACGCCGCGGTCGTCAACGGCAACTACGCCATCTCCGCCGGCCTCAAGCCCGCCAAGGACGCCCTCGTCCTGGAGTCCGCGAAGAACAACCCCTACGGCAACTTCCTCGCGGTGAAGAAGGGCAACGAGAAGGACCCGCGAGTGAAGAAGCTCGCCAAGCTGCTCACCTCGCCCGAGGTCAAGAAGTTCATCGAGGACAAGTACCAGGGCTCGGTCGTCCCGTCCTTCTGA
- a CDS encoding methionine ABC transporter permease: MTWSEMQPLLSQACWDTLYMVGWSTLIAVVGGLPLGVLLVLTDKGGLLQNVVANKVIGQIVNIARSMPFIILMVALMGFTRWITGTTIGREAAIVPLAIGAIPFFARLVETAVREVDGGLVEAVQSMGGNTWTIVRKVLVPESLPSLISSTTTTLVALIGYSAMAGTVGAGGLGDIAIRYGYQRFETELMWITVGILAVVISLIQFAGDYAARSLHHRGGRSGPTPRLRLLKAKEPAAEDVSQAA, from the coding sequence GTGACCTGGTCCGAGATGCAGCCGCTGCTGTCCCAGGCCTGTTGGGACACGCTCTACATGGTCGGCTGGTCCACGCTCATCGCCGTCGTCGGCGGGCTTCCGCTCGGCGTCCTGCTCGTCCTCACGGACAAGGGCGGACTGCTGCAGAACGTCGTCGCGAACAAGGTCATCGGGCAGATCGTGAACATCGCCCGCTCGATGCCGTTCATCATCCTGATGGTCGCACTGATGGGCTTCACCCGCTGGATCACCGGGACGACCATCGGCCGCGAGGCCGCGATCGTGCCGCTCGCCATCGGCGCCATCCCCTTCTTCGCCCGCCTCGTCGAGACGGCGGTCCGCGAGGTGGACGGCGGGCTCGTCGAGGCCGTGCAGTCGATGGGCGGCAACACCTGGACCATCGTCCGCAAGGTCCTCGTCCCCGAGTCCCTGCCCTCCCTCATCTCCAGCACCACGACCACGCTCGTCGCGCTCATCGGCTACTCGGCCATGGCCGGCACCGTCGGCGCCGGCGGCCTCGGCGACATCGCCATCCGCTACGGCTACCAGCGCTTCGAGACCGAGCTGATGTGGATCACCGTCGGCATCCTCGCCGTCGTCATCTCCCTCATCCAGTTCGCCGGCGACTACGCCGCCCGCTCGCTGCACCACCGCGGCGGCCGCTCCGGCCCCACGCCGAGGCTCCGCCTGCTCAAGGCCAAGGAGCCCGCGGCCGAGGACGTGAGCCAGGCCGCCTGA
- a CDS encoding methionine ABC transporter ATP-binding protein, with translation MITTSGLTKVYRTRGREVTALDGVDLHVREGEVYGVIGQSGAGKSSLIRCVNLLERPTSGTVTVAGQDLTALAGRGHRAGRELRQARSRIGMVFQHFNLLASRTVQDNIELPLEILGKSGAERSRKALELLDLVGLADKAKAYPAQLSGGQKQRVGIARALAGDPKVLLSDEATSALDPETTRSILQLLRDLNQQLGLTVLLITHEMDVVKSICDSAALMEKGRIVESGTVSELLATPGSEMAAALFPVDGEPTAEDRTVLDVTFHGEAATQPVISQLSRTYNIDISILGAAIDTVGGLQIGRMRIELPGRYEDNVVPVGFLREQGLQIDVLGQEPTLVKEGAK, from the coding sequence GTGATCACCACATCGGGCCTGACCAAGGTCTACCGCACACGCGGCCGCGAGGTCACCGCCCTCGACGGCGTCGATCTGCACGTCCGCGAGGGAGAGGTGTACGGCGTCATCGGCCAGTCCGGCGCCGGCAAGTCCTCGCTGATCCGCTGCGTCAACCTGCTGGAGCGCCCGACCTCCGGCACCGTGACCGTGGCCGGGCAGGACCTCACCGCCCTCGCCGGCCGCGGCCACCGCGCCGGCAGGGAACTCCGCCAGGCACGCAGCCGGATCGGCATGGTCTTCCAGCACTTCAACCTGCTGGCCTCCCGGACCGTCCAGGACAACATCGAGCTGCCGCTGGAGATCCTCGGCAAGTCGGGCGCCGAGCGCTCCCGCAAGGCGCTCGAACTGCTCGACCTGGTCGGCCTCGCCGACAAGGCCAAGGCCTACCCGGCCCAGCTGTCCGGCGGCCAGAAGCAGCGTGTGGGCATCGCCCGCGCCCTGGCCGGCGACCCCAAGGTCCTGCTGTCCGACGAGGCCACCAGCGCCCTCGACCCGGAGACGACCCGCTCGATCCTCCAGCTGCTGCGCGACCTGAACCAGCAGCTCGGCCTGACCGTCCTGCTCATCACCCACGAGATGGACGTCGTGAAGTCGATCTGCGACTCCGCCGCGCTCATGGAGAAGGGCCGCATCGTCGAGTCCGGCACCGTCAGCGAGCTGCTCGCCACCCCGGGCTCCGAGATGGCCGCCGCGCTGTTCCCGGTGGACGGCGAGCCCACCGCCGAGGACCGCACGGTCCTGGACGTCACCTTCCACGGCGAGGCCGCGACCCAGCCGGTCATCTCCCAGCTCTCGCGCACCTACAACATCGACATCTCGATCCTGGGCGCCGCCATCGACACCGTCGGCGGCCTCCAGATCGGCCGGATGCGCATCGAGCTGCCCGGCCGCTACGAGGACAACGTGGTGCCCGTCGGCTTCCTGCGCGAACAGGGCCTGCAGATCGACGTACTGGGCCAGGAGCCCACGCTGGTGAAGGAAGGTGCCAAGTGA
- a CDS encoding GNAT family N-acetyltransferase, which translates to MGMSVTISAATGQDAEQIFRLQYLCFQSEAALYGNYRIDPLVQTLDSVRQEVAADCVFVARLGEEVVGSVRGTVTEDGAASIARLCVHPRLQGHGIGARLLRAVEAALAEERGATMFRLHTGHRSKGNLRLYRRVGYETVGTSEGADGVPMIVLEKPAGTYATTA; encoded by the coding sequence ATGGGTATGAGCGTGACCATCTCGGCGGCGACCGGACAGGACGCGGAGCAGATCTTCCGGCTCCAGTACCTGTGCTTCCAGAGCGAGGCGGCGCTGTACGGCAACTACCGCATCGACCCGCTCGTGCAGACCCTCGACTCGGTCCGCCAGGAGGTCGCGGCCGACTGCGTGTTCGTGGCCCGGCTCGGCGAGGAGGTGGTCGGCTCGGTGCGCGGCACGGTCACCGAGGACGGCGCGGCCTCCATCGCCCGGCTCTGCGTCCACCCGCGACTCCAGGGGCACGGCATCGGGGCACGGCTGCTGCGCGCCGTCGAGGCGGCCCTCGCCGAGGAGCGCGGCGCCACGATGTTCCGCCTGCACACCGGCCACCGCAGCAAGGGCAATCTGCGGCTGTACCGGCGGGTGGGCTACGAGACGGTGGGCACGTCGGAGGGGGCCGACGGCGTCCCGATGATCGTGCTGGAGAAGCCCGCGGGGACGTACGCGACGACCGCCTGA
- a CDS encoding RNA polymerase sigma factor, producing the protein MTHDLVAALRPLLTAEAAAEAYAAGSEPGDLEQAVWLRLFERLHTDGPPLEDPVAWLRRAVRIEARRSRRTSRRERPYDHEPAADGGAGPEQVVLTAARHRALREAVRRLPGRCPRLVEALLSPQDLTYREIAGELGMAQGSLGPERSRCLSCLRRLLTPEVATGEVRG; encoded by the coding sequence ATGACGCACGACCTGGTTGCCGCCCTGCGCCCGCTGCTCACCGCGGAGGCCGCCGCCGAGGCGTACGCCGCCGGAAGCGAACCCGGCGACCTGGAACAGGCGGTCTGGCTGCGCCTCTTCGAGCGCCTGCACACGGACGGGCCACCGCTCGAGGACCCGGTCGCCTGGCTGCGCCGGGCCGTGCGCATCGAGGCGCGCCGCAGCCGCCGTACGTCCCGGCGCGAGCGGCCGTACGACCATGAGCCCGCCGCCGACGGCGGGGCGGGGCCCGAACAGGTGGTCCTCACCGCCGCCCGGCACCGGGCGCTGCGCGAGGCGGTGCGCCGGCTGCCCGGACGCTGCCCGCGCCTGGTGGAGGCCCTGCTGTCCCCGCAGGACCTCACCTACCGGGAGATCGCGGGGGAGTTGGGCATGGCGCAGGGCAGTCTCGGCCCCGAGCGCTCCCGGTGTCTGAGCTGTCTTCGCAGACTGCTCACCCCGGAGGTTGCGACCGGTGAAGTGCGGGGATAG
- a CDS encoding glycerophosphodiester phosphodiesterase, translating to MEAHESNEDQTHGTGRRRLLGAAVLGAGGAVLGLPGAARAAGARAAAQADGGLKSLPVPTIIGHRGASGYRPEHTFGSYQLALDLGADIVEAGDLVPTKDGHLVCRHEPEIGGTTDVADHPEFADRRTTKVLDGVSVTGWFTEDFTLAELKTLRAIERIPANRPHNTLYNGRWEIPTFEEVLRWQDEQTRRRGKQVWIYPETKHPTYFRGLGLGVEERVAKLLHKYRKDQRNSPVILQSFEPTSIQRLNTLVDNPLVVLLSAAGSRPWDFVEAGDPRTVADLITPGGLREIAGYAQGIGPTLDLVVPKNADGTLGTPTTLVADAHKVGLVLHPYTMRNENPFLPKEFRKGTDADGYGNSFGAFQKYFETGIDGVFTDNPDTGLLARADFVNG from the coding sequence ATGGAAGCGCACGAGTCGAACGAGGACCAGACGCACGGGACCGGGCGGCGCAGGCTGCTCGGCGCCGCGGTGCTGGGAGCGGGCGGAGCGGTCCTCGGACTGCCCGGAGCCGCCCGGGCCGCCGGTGCGCGGGCGGCCGCACAGGCGGACGGCGGGCTGAAGAGCCTGCCCGTGCCCACGATCATCGGGCACCGGGGTGCCAGCGGCTACCGGCCCGAGCACACCTTCGGCTCGTACCAGCTGGCCCTCGACCTCGGCGCCGACATCGTCGAGGCCGGCGACCTGGTGCCCACCAAGGACGGTCACCTGGTCTGCCGCCACGAGCCGGAGATCGGCGGCACCACGGACGTCGCCGACCACCCGGAGTTCGCCGACCGCCGGACCACCAAGGTCCTCGACGGCGTCTCCGTCACCGGCTGGTTCACCGAGGACTTCACGCTCGCCGAGCTGAAGACGCTGCGCGCGATCGAGCGCATCCCGGCCAACCGCCCGCACAACACCCTCTACAACGGGCGCTGGGAGATCCCCACCTTCGAGGAGGTCCTGCGCTGGCAGGACGAGCAGACCCGCCGGCGCGGCAAGCAGGTGTGGATCTACCCCGAGACCAAGCACCCCACCTACTTCCGGGGGCTCGGCCTCGGCGTCGAGGAGCGGGTGGCGAAGCTGCTGCACAAGTACCGCAAGGACCAGCGGAACTCGCCGGTCATCCTGCAGTCCTTCGAGCCGACCAGCATCCAGCGGCTGAACACGCTGGTCGACAACCCCCTGGTCGTGCTGCTCTCCGCGGCCGGCAGCCGCCCCTGGGACTTCGTCGAGGCGGGCGACCCGCGCACGGTCGCCGACCTCATCACCCCGGGGGGCCTGCGCGAGATCGCCGGGTACGCGCAGGGCATCGGCCCGACCCTCGACCTGGTCGTGCCGAAGAACGCCGACGGCACCCTCGGCACGCCGACCACGCTCGTCGCCGACGCCCACAAGGTGGGCCTGGTCCTGCACCCGTACACGATGCGCAACGAGAACCCCTTCCTGCCGAAGGAGTTCCGCAAGGGCACGGACGCGGACGGCTACGGCAACTCCTTCGGGGCCTTCCAGAAGTACTTCGAGACCGGCATCGACGGCGTCTTCACCGACAACCCGGACACCGGTCTGCTCGCCCGCGCCGACTTCGTCAACGGCTGA
- a CDS encoding 1-acyl-sn-glycerol-3-phosphate acyltransferase, with amino-acid sequence MCASPGPASIVLTCTYSYRPSTSEDPLSRFALIKAVLGPIMRLMFRPQVEGVEHIPGDGPVILAGNHLTFIDSMIMPLFCDRQVFFIGKDEYVTGKGVKGRVMAWFFTGVGMIPVDRDGGRGGVAALMTGRRVLEEGRVFSIYPEGTRSPDGRLYRGRTGIARLTLMTGAPVVPFAIIGTDKLQPGGAGFPRPGRVAVRFGEPMEFSRYDGMDRDRYVLRAVTDSVMAEVMRLSGQEYVDVYATKAKAA; translated from the coding sequence ATGTGCGCTTCACCCGGACCCGCGAGTATCGTCCTCACCTGCACATACTCATACCGACCCTCGACATCGGAGGACCCGTTGTCCCGCTTCGCGCTCATCAAGGCAGTGCTCGGTCCGATCATGCGCCTGATGTTCCGCCCACAGGTGGAGGGCGTGGAGCACATCCCCGGGGACGGCCCGGTCATCCTCGCCGGCAACCACCTCACGTTCATCGACTCGATGATCATGCCGCTGTTCTGCGACCGGCAGGTCTTCTTCATCGGCAAGGACGAGTACGTCACCGGCAAGGGTGTCAAGGGGCGCGTGATGGCCTGGTTCTTCACCGGCGTCGGCATGATCCCGGTCGACCGGGACGGCGGCCGTGGCGGTGTCGCGGCGCTGATGACCGGCCGCCGGGTGCTGGAGGAGGGCAGGGTCTTCAGCATCTACCCGGAGGGCACCCGCTCCCCCGACGGCCGCCTCTACCGCGGCCGTACGGGCATCGCGCGCCTGACGCTGATGACCGGCGCGCCGGTCGTCCCGTTCGCCATCATCGGCACGGACAAGCTCCAGCCGGGCGGCGCCGGCTTCCCGCGCCCCGGCCGGGTCGCGGTCCGCTTCGGCGAGCCCATGGAGTTCTCGCGGTACGACGGCATGGACCGCGACCGCTACGTCCTGCGCGCCGTGACGGACTCGGTGATGGCCGAGGTCATGCGGCTGTCGGGGCAGGAGTACGTGGATGTGTACGCGACGAAGGCCAAGGCGGCGTAG
- a CDS encoding aldo/keto reductase, which yields MPFARLASATTPTCHIGLGLAAVGRPGYINLGRERDLPPERSVAALRERTHELLDAAYAQGVRYFDVARSYGRSEEFLAEWLGAHPEVDDVVVGSKWGYTYTADWSTDAERHEVKDHTPATYERQRVETDALLGDRLDLYQIHSVTPDSPALTDAKLHARLAEAAAEGLSIGFSTSGPAQADAIRAALAVTVDGEPLFRTVQSTYNALETSAGPALAEAHDAGLTVIVKEGMANGRLADPHAPAMLKAVAEETSLGCDAVALALVLRQPWAGVVLSGAATATQLASNLHAAVVDLDDDQLARLALVVEEPRAYWERRGQLPWH from the coding sequence ATGCCCTTTGCACGTCTTGCCTCAGCGACGACTCCTACATGCCATATCGGCCTGGGGCTCGCCGCTGTCGGGCGTCCCGGGTACATCAATCTCGGGCGGGAGCGCGACCTCCCGCCGGAGCGCAGTGTCGCGGCGCTGCGGGAGCGTACGCACGAACTGCTCGACGCCGCCTACGCGCAGGGCGTGCGGTACTTCGACGTGGCCCGGTCCTACGGGCGTTCGGAGGAGTTCCTCGCCGAGTGGCTGGGCGCGCACCCCGAGGTCGACGACGTCGTCGTCGGGAGCAAGTGGGGGTACACCTACACCGCCGACTGGTCCACCGACGCCGAGCGGCACGAGGTCAAGGACCACACGCCGGCGACGTACGAGCGGCAGCGGGTCGAGACCGACGCCCTCCTCGGTGACCGGCTCGACCTCTACCAGATCCACTCCGTGACCCCGGACAGCCCCGCGCTCACCGACGCGAAGCTGCACGCGCGGCTCGCCGAGGCCGCCGCCGAGGGGCTGAGCATCGGGTTCTCCACCAGCGGGCCCGCCCAGGCCGACGCGATCCGGGCCGCGCTCGCCGTGACCGTCGACGGCGAGCCCCTCTTCCGTACGGTGCAGTCGACGTACAACGCTCTGGAGACCTCGGCCGGGCCCGCGCTCGCCGAGGCGCACGACGCCGGGCTGACCGTCATCGTCAAGGAGGGCATGGCCAACGGGCGGCTCGCCGACCCGCACGCTCCCGCGATGCTGAAGGCCGTCGCGGAGGAGACCTCCCTCGGCTGCGACGCCGTCGCGCTCGCCCTGGTCCTGCGCCAGCCGTGGGCCGGCGTCGTCCTCTCCGGCGCGGCGACCGCCACCCAGCTCGCCTCCAACCTCCACGCGGCCGTCGTCGACCTGGACGACGACCAGCTCGCCCGCCTCGCCTTGGTGGTGGAGGAGCCGCGCGCGTACTGGGAGCGGCGCGGACAGCTGCCCTGGCACTGA
- the argH gene encoding argininosuccinate lyase has translation MSSNSGDVRLWGGRFADGPAEALAKLSASVHFDWRLAPYDIAGSRAHARVLRTAGLLTEDELTRMIAGLDQLEADVADGSFAGTIADEDVHTALERGLLERLGPDLGGKLRAGRSRNDQVATLFRMYLRDHARIIGALVADLQEALIGLAEAHPDVAMPGRTHLQHAQPVLFAHHVLAHVQSLSRDAERLRQWDERTAVSPYGSGALAGSSLGLDPEAVARDLGFERGSAGNSIDGTASRDFAAEFAFITAMIGVNLSRIAEEIIIWNTKEFSFVTLHDAFSTGSSIMPQKKNPDIAELARGKSGRLIGNLTGLLATLKALPLAYNRDLQEDKEPVFDSCDQLEVLLPAFTGMIATLTVNRERMEELAPAGFSLATDIAEWLVKQGVPFRVAHEVAGECVKVAEAEGKELDDLTDGQFAKISAHLTPEVRSVLNVPGALASRDGRGGTAPSAVAVQLAEVKAELATQRTWTTAR, from the coding sequence GTGAGCAGCAACAGCGGTGACGTACGGCTCTGGGGCGGCCGTTTCGCCGACGGCCCCGCCGAGGCCCTGGCGAAGCTGTCCGCGTCCGTCCACTTCGACTGGCGGCTCGCGCCCTACGACATCGCCGGTTCGCGTGCCCACGCGCGCGTGCTGCGCACGGCGGGGCTGCTCACCGAGGACGAGCTGACGCGCATGATCGCGGGGCTCGACCAGCTGGAGGCGGATGTCGCCGACGGCTCGTTCGCGGGCACGATCGCCGACGAGGACGTGCATACGGCCCTGGAGCGCGGTCTCCTGGAACGCCTCGGCCCCGACCTGGGCGGCAAGCTGCGGGCGGGCCGGTCACGGAACGACCAGGTGGCGACCCTGTTCCGGATGTACCTGCGGGACCACGCCCGGATCATCGGCGCGCTCGTCGCCGACCTCCAGGAAGCGCTGATCGGCCTCGCCGAGGCCCACCCGGACGTGGCCATGCCCGGCCGCACCCACCTCCAGCACGCCCAGCCCGTCCTCTTCGCCCACCATGTGCTGGCCCACGTGCAGTCCCTGTCCAGGGACGCGGAGCGGCTGCGCCAGTGGGACGAGCGCACAGCGGTCTCCCCCTACGGCTCCGGCGCCCTCGCCGGCTCCTCGCTCGGCCTGGACCCGGAGGCGGTCGCCCGCGACCTCGGCTTCGAGCGCGGCAGCGCCGGCAACTCCATCGACGGGACGGCGTCGCGTGACTTCGCCGCGGAGTTCGCCTTCATCACCGCGATGATCGGCGTGAACCTCTCCCGGATCGCCGAGGAGATCATCATCTGGAACACGAAGGAGTTCTCCTTCGTGACGCTGCACGACGCGTTCTCCACGGGCTCGTCGATCATGCCGCAGAAGAAGAACCCGGACATCGCGGAGCTGGCGCGCGGCAAGTCGGGCCGCCTGATCGGCAACCTGACGGGCCTGCTGGCGACGCTGAAGGCGCTTCCCCTCGCCTACAACCGCGACCTCCAGGAGGACAAGGAGCCGGTCTTCGACTCCTGCGACCAGCTCGAGGTGCTGCTCCCCGCCTTCACCGGCATGATCGCGACCCTCACGGTCAACCGCGAGCGCATGGAGGAACTGGCCCCGGCCGGCTTCTCCCTCGCCACCGACATCGCCGAGTGGCTGGTCAAGCAGGGAGTGCCCTTCCGGGTGGCCCACGAGGTCGCCGGCGAGTGCGTCAAGGTCGCCGAGGCCGAGGGCAAGGAACTGGACGACCTCACGGACGGGCAGTTCGCCAAGATCTCCGCCCACCTCACCCCCGAGGTCCGCTCGGTCCTCAACGTCCCCGGCGCGCTGGCATCCCGCGACGGACGCGGAGGCACGGCGCCGAGCGCAGTCGCCGTACAACTGGCGGAAGTGAAGGCGGAGCTGGCGACCCAGCGGACGTGGACGACGGCCAGGTGA
- a CDS encoding argininosuccinate synthase yields the protein MTERVVLAYSGGLDTSVAIGWIAEETGAEVIAVAVDVGQGGEDLDVIRKRALACGAVEAEVADAKDEFADEYCLPAIKANALYMDRYPLVSALSRPTIVKHLVAAAQKHGATTVAHGCTGKGNDQVRFEAGIVALAPDLKCIAPVRDYAMTRDKAIAFCEQKQLPIATTKKSPYSIDQNVFGRAVETGFLEDIWNAPIEDIYEYTANPAQAREPDEVIITFEAGVPVAIDGKPVTVLQAIQQLNERAGAQGIGRIDMVEDRLVGIKSREVYEAPGAIALITAHQELENVTVERELARYKRQVEQRWGELVYDGQWFSPLKRALEGFIDEANQHVSGDIRMTLHGGRAVVTGRRSQSSLYDFNLATYDTGDTFDQAAAKGFIDIYSLSSKIAAKRDLA from the coding sequence GTGACCGAGCGCGTCGTACTCGCCTACTCCGGCGGTCTGGACACCTCCGTCGCCATCGGCTGGATCGCCGAGGAGACGGGCGCCGAGGTCATCGCCGTTGCGGTCGACGTCGGCCAGGGCGGCGAGGACCTGGACGTCATCCGCAAGCGCGCCCTCGCGTGCGGTGCGGTCGAGGCCGAGGTCGCCGATGCCAAGGACGAGTTCGCCGACGAGTACTGCCTGCCGGCGATCAAGGCCAACGCCCTGTACATGGACCGCTACCCGCTGGTCTCCGCCCTCTCCCGGCCGACGATCGTCAAGCACCTCGTCGCCGCCGCCCAGAAGCACGGCGCCACCACGGTCGCCCATGGCTGCACCGGCAAGGGCAACGACCAGGTCCGCTTCGAGGCCGGCATCGTCGCCCTCGCCCCCGACCTGAAGTGCATCGCGCCGGTCCGCGACTACGCGATGACCCGGGACAAGGCGATCGCCTTCTGCGAGCAGAAGCAGCTCCCGATCGCCACCACCAAGAAGTCCCCGTACTCCATCGACCAGAACGTCTTCGGACGCGCCGTCGAGACGGGCTTCCTGGAGGACATCTGGAACGCGCCGATCGAGGACATCTACGAGTACACCGCCAACCCGGCGCAGGCCCGTGAGCCCGACGAGGTGATCATCACCTTCGAGGCGGGCGTCCCGGTCGCCATCGACGGCAAGCCCGTCACCGTCCTGCAGGCCATCCAGCAGCTCAACGAGCGCGCCGGCGCCCAGGGCATCGGCCGGATCGACATGGTCGAGGACCGGCTCGTGGGCATCAAGTCCCGTGAGGTGTACGAGGCTCCGGGCGCGATCGCCCTGATCACCGCCCACCAGGAGCTGGAGAACGTCACCGTCGAGCGCGAACTCGCCCGCTACAAGCGGCAGGTCGAGCAGCGCTGGGGCGAACTGGTCTACGACGGCCAGTGGTTCTCGCCGCTCAAGCGCGCCCTGGAGGGCTTCATCGACGAGGCCAACCAGCACGTCTCCGGCGACATCCGGATGACCCTGCACGGTGGCCGCGCGGTCGTCACAGGACGGCGCTCGCAGTCGTCGCTGTACGACTTCAACCTCGCCACCTACGACACCGGCGACACCTTCGACCAGGCCGCGGCCAAGGGCTTCATCGACATCTACAGCCTGTCGTCGAAGATCGCGGCCAAGCGGGACCTGGCCTAG